One genomic region from Salinicola endophyticus encodes:
- a CDS encoding regulatory protein RecX: MAEAAEIPPRERAIALLARREYSRAELEQRLAAKGVESEEIAVTLDALAAEGLQSDTRFAEIFVRSRVQLGHGPVRIRGDLAQRGIDDALAALALEAEAPDWQALACQALAKRFAGPGSTPRERAKRERFLAGRGFGFDQVRHAMRHAWEL, translated from the coding sequence ATGGCTGAGGCTGCGGAGATCCCGCCCCGGGAGCGGGCGATCGCCCTGCTGGCACGTCGCGAGTACAGCCGCGCCGAGCTCGAGCAGCGCTTGGCTGCCAAGGGCGTCGAGTCGGAGGAGATCGCCGTCACGCTGGACGCGCTGGCGGCGGAGGGGCTGCAGTCCGATACCCGCTTTGCCGAGATCTTCGTGCGTTCCCGGGTGCAGCTCGGTCACGGCCCGGTACGGATTCGCGGCGATCTGGCCCAGCGTGGCATCGACGATGCCCTGGCCGCGCTGGCGCTCGAGGCGGAGGCGCCGGACTGGCAGGCGCTGGCGTGTCAGGCCCTGGCCAAGCGCTTCGCCGGACCCGGTAGCACGCCCCGCGAACGGGCCAAGCGCGAGCGCTTCCTGGCCGGGCGCGGGTTCGGCTTCGACCAGGTGCGCCACGCCATGCGCCACGCCTGGGAGCTCTGA
- the recA gene encoding recombinase RecA, protein MAQDENRSKALSAALSQIDRQFGKGTVMRLGDTPRTAIPVVSTGSLGLDIALGVGGLPYGRVVEIFGPESSGKTTLTLSVIAQAQKQGKTCAFIDAEHALDPSYAEKLGVDLDQLLVSQPDTGEQALEICDMLVRSGGVDVIIIDSVAALTPRAEIEGEMGDSHVGLQARLMSQALRKITGNIKNANCMVVFINQIRMKIGVMFGSPETTTGGNALKFYSSVRLDIRRIGSVKQGDEVTGNETRVKVVKNKVAPPFRQSEFQILYGKGIYHAGEVIDLGVQCSLVDKAGAWYSYKGSKIGQGKANAAQYLEENPAIMTEIEDQIRAQLLAVAAPKEKDKEKEAEAAATDDANDSLL, encoded by the coding sequence ATGGCACAGGACGAAAATCGCAGCAAGGCACTCAGCGCGGCTTTGTCGCAGATCGACCGCCAATTCGGCAAAGGCACCGTGATGCGTCTGGGCGATACGCCGCGCACCGCCATCCCGGTGGTCTCGACCGGCTCGCTGGGGCTGGATATCGCTCTCGGGGTGGGCGGTCTGCCCTACGGCCGTGTGGTCGAGATCTTCGGTCCCGAATCCTCGGGCAAGACCACCCTGACCCTGTCGGTGATCGCCCAGGCGCAGAAGCAGGGCAAGACCTGCGCCTTCATCGACGCCGAGCACGCGCTCGATCCTAGCTACGCCGAGAAGCTGGGGGTCGACCTCGACCAGCTGCTGGTGTCGCAGCCGGACACCGGCGAACAGGCGCTGGAGATCTGCGACATGCTGGTGCGCTCCGGCGGTGTCGACGTCATCATCATCGACTCGGTGGCGGCGCTCACCCCGCGCGCCGAGATCGAGGGCGAGATGGGCGACTCCCACGTCGGCCTGCAGGCGCGTCTGATGTCGCAGGCACTGCGCAAGATCACCGGCAACATCAAGAACGCCAACTGCATGGTGGTGTTCATCAACCAGATCCGCATGAAGATCGGGGTGATGTTCGGCAGCCCCGAGACCACCACCGGCGGTAACGCGCTGAAGTTCTACTCCAGCGTGCGTCTCGACATTCGCCGCATCGGCTCGGTCAAGCAGGGTGACGAGGTCACCGGTAACGAGACCCGGGTCAAGGTGGTCAAGAACAAGGTGGCGCCGCCGTTCCGCCAGTCCGAGTTCCAGATTCTCTACGGCAAGGGCATCTACCATGCCGGCGAGGTGATCGACCTGGGCGTGCAGTGCAGTCTGGTCGACAAGGCCGGTGCCTGGTACAGCTACAAGGGCAGCAAGATCGGCCAGGGCAAGGCCAATGCGGCCCAGTACCTGGAAGAGAATCCGGCGATCATGACCGAGATCGAGGATCAGATTCGCGCCCAGCTGCTGGCCGTCGCCGCGCCCAAGGAGAAGGACAAGGAGAAGGAAGCGGAAGCCGCGGCCACCGACGACGCCAACGACTCGCTGCTGTAG
- a CDS encoding nicotinamide-nucleotide amidohydrolase family protein, whose translation MNFPTDHPLPPGSDQDPQVLARRLGEACLAAGCFVTTAESCTGGGVAEAITAIAGSSGYFASGYVTYANAAKQRMLGVSARTLEAHGAVSAATVREMVAGACRDSGAELGVAISGVAGPGGGSAEKPVGTVWFAWGDAEAQRVACFRLPGERAAVRAQAVAIALAGLLESFSAAS comes from the coding sequence ATGAACTTTCCAACCGATCATCCGCTGCCCCCCGGCAGTGACCAGGACCCGCAGGTGCTCGCCCGGCGCCTGGGCGAGGCGTGCCTGGCCGCCGGCTGTTTCGTCACCACCGCCGAGTCGTGCACCGGCGGTGGCGTGGCCGAGGCGATCACCGCGATCGCCGGTAGCTCGGGCTACTTCGCCAGCGGCTATGTCACCTACGCCAACGCCGCCAAGCAGCGCATGCTGGGGGTGTCGGCGCGGACGTTAGAGGCGCATGGGGCGGTCAGCGCGGCCACCGTGCGCGAGATGGTCGCCGGCGCTTGCCGCGACAGCGGCGCTGAGCTCGGCGTGGCGATCAGCGGCGTGGCCGGCCCTGGCGGCGGCAGTGCCGAGAAGCCGGTGGGGACGGTGTGGTTCGCCTGGGGCGATGCCGAGGCCCAGCGGGTGGCGTGCTTTCGGCTGCCGGGGGAGCGCGCCGCGGTGCGCGCCCAGGCGGTGGCGATCGCCCTGGCGGGGCTGCTCGAATCCTTCTCCGCCGCGAGCTGA
- the mutS gene encoding DNA mismatch repair protein MutS, whose translation MQDTAASKAQQHTPMMAQYLKIKREHPEVLLFYRMGDFYELFYDDAKRAAKLLDITLTARGQSAGSPIPMAGVPYHSAESYLARLVRSGESVAICEQIGDPATSKGPVERRVVRIVTPGTLHDEALLDERRDNLLVALHRHGERWGIAWLELSSGRFAVVEVDGEADMQAEIHRLQPAELLAAETQDLPPALAERTGLRRQNDWHFDLETANRLLCDQFQVADLRGFGCTHLEVALVAAGVLIDYARDTQRSRLPHVNALGIESRDDAVVIDAASRRNLEIDINLGGSGDNTLASVLDTTTTPMGSRLLKRWLNRPLRDRAQVSARQAAVQLLLEQDDHLALREILGEVGDVERILARVALRSARPRDLARLRDALNALPQLQSALGTIEGESALDDLARHIRPYPETAATLSQALIDNPPVVIRDGGVIREGFDAELDEYRGLAEHAGDYLVKLELRERERTGLAGLKVGYNRVHGYYIEIPRAQAREVPVDYIRRQTLKNAERFIIPELKEFEDKALSAKSRALAREKLLYEGLIETLNAELDALQATARALAALDVLCTFSERARNLDFVRPQLGETPGFEIIGGRHPVVEHVSQHPFVPNDLRLDDARRMLVITGPNMGGKSTYMRQAALIALLAHTGSFVPAERAEIGPVDRIFTRIGSSDDLAGGRSTFMVEMTETASILHNATAESLVLMDEIGRGTSTFDGLSLAWASAEHLARARAFTLFATHYFEMTALAEQQETVANVHLTAAEHKDGIVFMHRVEEGPASQSYGLQVAQLAGVPQPVIARAREKLASLEQPPVAAERGAAAPTAAPQQADLFAAPVHPLVEALESLDVDALTPRAALELLYEWKAQR comes from the coding sequence ATGCAGGATACGGCCGCCAGCAAAGCCCAGCAGCATACGCCGATGATGGCGCAGTACCTCAAGATCAAGCGTGAGCATCCCGAGGTGCTGCTGTTCTACCGCATGGGCGATTTCTACGAACTGTTCTACGACGACGCCAAGCGCGCCGCCAAGCTGCTCGACATCACCCTGACCGCGCGCGGCCAGTCAGCCGGTTCGCCGATTCCCATGGCCGGCGTACCCTATCACAGCGCCGAGTCCTACCTGGCGCGACTGGTGCGCTCGGGCGAGTCGGTGGCGATCTGCGAGCAGATCGGCGACCCCGCCACCAGCAAGGGACCGGTGGAGCGTCGGGTGGTGCGGATCGTCACCCCGGGCACGCTGCACGACGAGGCGCTTCTGGACGAGCGCCGCGACAATCTGCTGGTGGCCCTGCACCGCCACGGCGAACGCTGGGGCATCGCCTGGCTGGAGCTCTCCAGCGGCCGCTTCGCCGTAGTCGAGGTCGACGGCGAGGCCGACATGCAGGCCGAGATCCATCGCCTGCAGCCGGCCGAGCTGCTCGCCGCCGAGACCCAGGACCTGCCCCCGGCGCTGGCCGAGCGCACCGGACTGCGTCGCCAGAACGACTGGCACTTCGACCTGGAGACCGCTAACCGCCTGCTGTGCGACCAGTTCCAGGTGGCCGATCTGCGCGGCTTCGGCTGCACCCACCTGGAGGTCGCGCTGGTCGCCGCCGGGGTGCTGATCGACTACGCCCGCGACACCCAGCGCTCGCGCCTGCCACACGTCAACGCCCTCGGCATCGAGAGCCGCGACGACGCGGTGGTGATCGACGCCGCCAGCCGCCGCAATCTGGAGATCGACATCAACCTCGGCGGCAGCGGCGACAACACCCTGGCCAGCGTGCTCGACACCACCACCACGCCGATGGGGTCACGCCTGCTCAAGCGCTGGCTCAACCGCCCGCTGCGCGATCGCGCTCAGGTCAGCGCGCGCCAGGCGGCGGTACAACTGCTGCTGGAACAGGACGACCACCTGGCGCTGCGCGAGATCCTGGGCGAGGTCGGCGACGTCGAGCGCATTCTCGCCCGGGTCGCCCTGCGCAGCGCCCGCCCGCGGGATCTGGCCCGCCTGCGCGACGCGCTCAATGCGCTGCCCCAGCTGCAGAGCGCGCTGGGGACGATCGAGGGAGAGAGCGCCCTCGACGATCTGGCCCGGCACATTCGCCCCTACCCCGAGACGGCGGCGACCCTCAGCCAGGCGCTGATCGACAACCCGCCAGTGGTGATCCGCGACGGCGGTGTGATCCGCGAGGGCTTCGACGCCGAGCTCGACGAGTACCGCGGCCTGGCCGAGCACGCCGGCGACTATCTGGTGAAGCTCGAACTGCGCGAGCGCGAGCGCACCGGCCTGGCCGGGCTCAAGGTCGGCTACAACCGGGTCCACGGCTACTATATCGAGATCCCCCGGGCCCAGGCCCGCGAGGTGCCGGTGGACTACATCCGGCGCCAGACGCTGAAGAATGCCGAGCGCTTCATCATCCCCGAGCTCAAGGAGTTCGAGGACAAGGCGCTGTCGGCCAAGTCGCGCGCCCTGGCCCGCGAGAAGCTGCTCTACGAAGGGCTGATCGAGACCCTCAACGCCGAGCTCGACGCGCTGCAGGCCACCGCCCGCGCCCTGGCCGCGCTGGACGTACTGTGCACCTTCTCCGAGCGCGCGCGGAATCTCGACTTCGTGCGCCCGCAGCTCGGCGAGACGCCCGGATTCGAGATCATCGGCGGCCGTCACCCGGTGGTCGAGCACGTCAGCCAGCACCCCTTCGTGCCCAACGACCTGCGCCTGGACGATGCCCGCCGCATGCTGGTAATCACCGGCCCCAACATGGGCGGCAAGTCGACCTACATGCGCCAGGCCGCGCTGATCGCCCTGCTCGCCCATACCGGCAGCTTCGTGCCCGCCGAGCGCGCCGAGATCGGCCCGGTGGATCGCATCTTCACGCGTATCGGCTCCAGCGACGATCTCGCCGGTGGCCGCTCGACCTTCATGGTGGAGATGACCGAGACCGCCAGCATCCTGCACAACGCCACCGCCGAGAGCCTGGTGCTGATGGACGAGATCGGCCGCGGCACCAGCACCTTCGACGGCCTCTCGCTGGCCTGGGCCAGCGCCGAGCATCTGGCCCGCGCACGCGCCTTCACCCTGTTCGCCACCCACTACTTCGAGATGACCGCGCTGGCCGAGCAGCAGGAGACGGTGGCCAACGTCCACCTCACCGCCGCCGAGCACAAGGATGGCATCGTCTTCATGCACCGGGTCGAGGAGGGGCCGGCGAGCCAGAGCTACGGCCTCCAGGTGGCCCAGCTCGCCGGCGTACCGCAGCCGGTGATCGCGCGTGCCCGCGAGAAGCTGGCCAGCCTCGAACAGCCTCCGGTCGCCGCCGAGCGCGGTGCGGCCGCCCCTACCGCCGCGCCGCAGCAGGCGGACCTGTTCGCGGCCCCGGTGCATCCGCTGGTCGAGGCGCTGGAGTCGCTCGACGTCGACGCGCTCACCCCGCGCGCCGCGCTGGAGCTGCTCTATGAGTGGAAGGCCCAGCGGTAG
- the fdxA gene encoding ferredoxin FdxA, whose amino-acid sequence MTFVVTENCIKCKYTDCVEVCPVDCFYEGPNFLVIHPDECIDCALCEPECPAEAIFSEDELPAGQEKFIELNAELSEVWPNITEQKAPPEDAKEWDGKPNKIELLER is encoded by the coding sequence ATGACGTTCGTCGTCACCGAGAACTGCATCAAGTGCAAATACACCGACTGCGTCGAAGTCTGCCCGGTGGACTGCTTCTATGAGGGGCCGAACTTCCTCGTCATCCACCCGGACGAGTGCATCGACTGCGCCCTGTGCGAGCCGGAGTGCCCCGCCGAGGCGATCTTCTCGGAGGACGAGCTGCCGGCGGGCCAGGAGAAGTTCATCGAGTTGAACGCCGAGCTTTCCGAGGTGTGGCCCAATATCACCGAGCAGAAGGCGCCGCCGGAGGATGCCAAGGAGTGGGATGGCAAGCCCAACAAGATCGAGCTGCTCGAACGCTGA
- the eno gene encoding phosphopyruvate hydratase — protein MAEIVDIRALEVLDSRGNPTVQAQVVLSGGISASACAPSGASTGSREALELRDGDKGRYLGKGVLKAVEAVNGQIRERLVGMDASDQRALDQAMLDLDGSDNKANLGANAILAVSLAAAKAAAIAKGVPLYAHIAELYGQPGHYLMPVPMMNILNGGEHADNNVDIQEFMVQPVGAPNFREALRMGAEIFHALKKVLSAKELSTSVGDEGGFAPNLASNAEALAVIKQAVSDAGYTLGKDVTLALDCASSEFYKDGTYDLSGEGKSYDAAGFADYLAELCDAYPIVSVEDGMDESDWDGWKALTEKLGDRVQLVGDDLFVTNTRILKRGIDEQIGNSILIKFNQIGSLSETLDAIKMAQDAGFTAVISHRSGETEDTTIADLAVGTAAGQIKTGSLCRSDRVAKYNRLLVIEQELEGKVAYPGLKAIKGQ, from the coding sequence ATGGCTGAGATCGTTGATATCCGCGCCCTCGAAGTGCTCGATTCCCGAGGTAACCCGACCGTTCAGGCTCAGGTCGTGCTGAGCGGTGGCATCAGCGCCAGCGCCTGCGCGCCGAGCGGTGCCTCCACCGGCTCGCGGGAAGCGCTCGAGCTGCGTGACGGTGACAAGGGCCGTTACCTGGGCAAGGGCGTGCTCAAGGCGGTGGAGGCCGTCAACGGTCAGATCCGCGAGCGCCTGGTGGGGATGGATGCCAGCGACCAGCGTGCGCTGGACCAGGCCATGCTCGATCTCGACGGCAGCGACAACAAGGCCAACCTGGGCGCCAATGCCATCCTCGCGGTGTCGCTGGCGGCGGCCAAGGCTGCGGCGATCGCCAAGGGTGTGCCGCTCTACGCGCATATCGCCGAGCTCTACGGCCAGCCGGGCCACTACCTGATGCCGGTGCCGATGATGAACATCCTCAACGGCGGCGAGCATGCCGACAACAACGTCGACATCCAGGAGTTCATGGTCCAGCCGGTGGGCGCGCCCAATTTCCGCGAGGCGCTGCGCATGGGTGCGGAGATCTTCCACGCGCTGAAGAAGGTGCTCTCGGCCAAGGAGCTCTCCACCTCGGTGGGTGACGAGGGCGGTTTCGCCCCCAACCTGGCCTCCAACGCCGAGGCGCTGGCGGTGATCAAGCAGGCGGTCTCCGACGCCGGCTACACCCTGGGCAAGGACGTCACCCTGGCGCTCGACTGCGCTTCCAGCGAGTTCTACAAGGACGGCACCTACGACCTCTCCGGCGAAGGCAAGTCCTATGACGCCGCCGGTTTCGCCGACTACCTGGCCGAGCTGTGCGACGCCTACCCGATCGTCTCGGTCGAGGATGGCATGGACGAGTCCGACTGGGATGGCTGGAAGGCTCTCACCGAGAAACTCGGCGACCGCGTGCAACTGGTCGGCGACGATCTCTTCGTCACCAACACACGCATCCTCAAGCGCGGCATCGACGAGCAGATCGGCAACTCGATCCTGATCAAGTTCAACCAGATCGGCTCGCTCTCCGAGACGCTGGATGCGATCAAGATGGCCCAGGACGCCGGCTTTACCGCGGTGATCTCGCACCGCTCCGGCGAGACCGAGGACACCACCATCGCCGACCTCGCCGTGGGCACTGCCGCCGGCCAGATCAAGACCGGCTCGCTGTGCCGCTCCGATCGTGTGGCCAAGTACAACCGCCTGCTGGTGATCGAGCAGGAGCTCGAAGGCAAGGTGGCCTATCCGGGGCTGAAGGCGATCAAGGGCCAGTAA
- a CDS encoding CTP synthase encodes MTRYIFVTGGVVSSLGKGIAAASLAAILEARGLKVTILKLDPYINVDPGTMSPFQHGEVFVTEDGAETDLDLGHYERFIRTKMTQGNNFTTGRVYEHVLRKERRGDYLGGTVQVIPHITDEIKHRVIKGGEGYDVALVEIGGTVGDIESLPFLESIRQLRSEVGASRALFMHLTLVPYIKTAGETKTKPTQHSVKELRSIGIQPDILICRSEVELEESERRKIALFTNVEERAVIPLQDADTIYRIPLMLHEHGLDDIVCDKLRLDAPAADLAEWVHVLDAKLNPLKSINIAMVGKYMELLDAYKSLNEALTHAGIQTRVKVNVEYIDSELIERHGTERLAGKDAILVPGGFGERGVEGKIATARFARENGIPYLGICLGMQVAVIEFARHVAGWADANSTEFTRDTQHPVVGLITEWINAEGQIELRDEASDLGGTMRLGGQECQLASGSRAQAIYGLETITERHRHRFEVNNQFIGELEKAGLVISGKSGDQSLVEMIELPDHPWFVACQFHPEFTSTPRDGHPLFTGFVNAALEHKASRQRQQGASHQE; translated from the coding sequence ATGACACGATATATCTTCGTGACCGGCGGCGTTGTGTCCTCCTTGGGCAAGGGCATTGCGGCGGCCTCGCTGGCGGCCATTCTCGAGGCCCGCGGCCTCAAGGTGACCATTCTCAAGCTGGATCCGTACATCAACGTCGATCCGGGCACCATGAGTCCGTTCCAGCATGGCGAGGTGTTCGTCACCGAGGATGGCGCGGAAACCGACCTCGACCTGGGCCACTACGAGCGCTTCATCCGCACCAAGATGACCCAGGGCAACAACTTCACCACCGGCCGCGTCTACGAACACGTGCTGCGCAAGGAGCGCCGCGGCGACTATCTCGGCGGTACGGTGCAGGTGATCCCGCACATCACCGACGAGATCAAGCACCGTGTGATCAAGGGGGGAGAGGGGTACGACGTGGCGCTGGTGGAGATCGGCGGCACCGTCGGTGACATCGAGTCGCTGCCGTTTTTGGAGTCGATCCGCCAGCTGCGCAGCGAAGTCGGGGCCAGCCGTGCGCTGTTCATGCACCTGACCCTGGTGCCCTACATCAAGACCGCCGGCGAGACCAAGACCAAGCCGACCCAGCACAGCGTCAAGGAGCTGCGTTCGATCGGTATCCAGCCGGACATCCTGATCTGCCGCAGCGAAGTCGAGCTGGAGGAGAGCGAGCGGCGCAAGATCGCGCTGTTCACCAACGTCGAGGAGCGCGCGGTCATCCCGCTGCAGGATGCCGACACTATCTATCGCATTCCGCTGATGCTGCACGAGCACGGTCTCGACGACATCGTCTGCGACAAGCTGCGCCTGGATGCGCCGGCCGCCGACCTGGCCGAGTGGGTCCACGTGCTCGATGCCAAGCTCAACCCGCTCAAGTCGATCAACATCGCCATGGTCGGCAAGTACATGGAGCTGCTCGACGCCTACAAGTCGCTCAATGAAGCGCTGACCCACGCCGGTATCCAGACCCGGGTCAAGGTCAACGTCGAGTACATCGACTCCGAGCTGATCGAGCGCCACGGCACCGAGCGCCTGGCCGGCAAGGACGCCATTCTGGTGCCCGGCGGCTTCGGCGAGCGCGGCGTCGAGGGCAAGATCGCCACCGCCCGCTTTGCCCGCGAGAACGGCATCCCGTACCTGGGCATCTGTCTCGGCATGCAGGTGGCGGTGATCGAGTTCGCCCGCCACGTGGCCGGCTGGGCCGATGCCAACTCCACCGAGTTCACCCGCGATACCCAGCATCCGGTGGTCGGCCTGATCACCGAGTGGATCAACGCCGAGGGCCAGATCGAACTGCGTGACGAAGCCTCCGACCTGGGCGGTACCATGCGTCTGGGCGGTCAGGAGTGCCAGCTCGCGTCCGGTTCGCGGGCCCAGGCGATCTACGGCCTGGAGACGATCACCGAGCGCCATCGCCACCGCTTCGAGGTCAACAACCAGTTCATCGGCGAGCTGGAGAAGGCTGGCCTGGTGATCTCCGGCAAGAGCGGCGACCAGTCGCTGGTGGAGATGATCGAGCTTCCCGATCATCCCTGGTTCGTGGCGTGTCAGTTCCACCCGGAGTTCACCTCCACGCCGCGCGATGGCCACCCGCTGTTCACCGGCTTCGTCAATGCGGCGCTGGAGCACAAGGCGAGCCGCCAGCGGCAACAGGGCGCGAGCCACCAGGAGTGA
- a CDS encoding gamma-glutamylcyclotransferase → MRDSQASAPQSGEQSLAMTREVLEQDRLRRYFERTYPEVPLTSPAALDASVREMLASVPEPARDLDGVYLFAYGSLIWNPCVEVAERHTCRLYGYHRDFCLKLEHGRGTPESPGLMLALAPGGSCRGVALRVPAANLERELTLVWRREMLTGAYQPRWVRLSSDIGPLWGIAFVINPAHDRYIGRQPDEAVIQLLRTGRGVLGSCREYLDNTVGDLHALGIRDHRLERLQRAVHG, encoded by the coding sequence ATGAGAGATTCCCAAGCCAGCGCCCCGCAGTCCGGCGAACAGTCGCTCGCGATGACCCGCGAGGTGCTCGAACAGGACCGCCTGCGGCGCTACTTCGAGCGCACCTATCCCGAGGTGCCGCTGACCTCGCCGGCGGCGCTCGACGCCTCCGTGCGCGAGATGCTGGCGAGCGTGCCCGAACCCGCCCGCGACCTCGATGGCGTCTATCTGTTCGCCTACGGCTCGCTGATCTGGAACCCCTGCGTCGAAGTCGCCGAGCGCCATACCTGCCGGCTCTACGGTTACCACCGCGACTTCTGCCTCAAGCTCGAGCACGGACGCGGTACGCCCGAGTCCCCGGGGCTGATGCTGGCGCTGGCGCCGGGCGGCTCGTGCCGAGGGGTGGCGCTGCGGGTACCGGCGGCCAATCTCGAGCGTGAGCTGACCCTGGTGTGGCGCCGCGAGATGCTCACCGGGGCCTACCAGCCGCGCTGGGTACGCCTGAGCAGCGACATCGGCCCGCTATGGGGCATCGCCTTCGTGATCAATCCGGCCCACGACCGCTACATCGGGCGTCAGCCCGACGAGGCGGTGATCCAGCTCCTGCGCACTGGCCGTGGCGTGCTCGGCTCGTGCCGCGAGTATCTCGACAACACGGTCGGCGATCTCCACGCTCTGGGTATTCGCGATCATCGTCTGGAGCGGCTGCAGCGGGCGGTGCACGGCTGA
- a CDS encoding solute carrier family 23 protein gives MSSWFPHWRRVDAKRVALVAPDETLAAPQTLLMGIQHAVAMFGSTVLAPLLMGFDPNLAILMSGIGTLLFFLVVGGRVPSYLGSSFAFIGVVIAATGYAGSGANPNIGVALGGIIACGVLYALVGLVVMALGTRWIDVLLPPVVTGAIVMTIGLNLAPVAVSGVAGSTFDSLMALMTVLCIGLAAVLTRGMLQRLLILIGLIAAYAIYALFTNGFGWGTSIDFSVIGAAPWLGLPTFSAPQFDPHAMVLIAPVAVILVAENLGHIKAVGAMTGRDLDPYIGRAFFADGVATVVSGSAGGTGVTTYAENIGVMAVTKVYSTLIFVAAAGFAILLGFSPRFGALIQTIPGPVLAGASIVVFGLIAVAGARIWVQNAVDLGDTTNLIVVAVTLVLGAGNFSLALGGFTLDGIGTATFGAIALHALLRYGVGRRQPDAQS, from the coding sequence ATGTCATCCTGGTTTCCGCACTGGCGCCGCGTCGACGCCAAGCGCGTCGCCCTGGTCGCCCCCGACGAGACCCTAGCCGCCCCCCAGACCCTGCTGATGGGGATCCAGCACGCCGTGGCCATGTTCGGCTCCACCGTGCTGGCGCCGCTGCTGATGGGCTTCGACCCCAATCTGGCGATCCTGATGTCGGGGATCGGCACGCTGCTGTTCTTCCTCGTCGTCGGCGGCCGGGTGCCCAGCTACCTGGGCTCGAGTTTCGCCTTCATCGGTGTGGTGATCGCGGCCACCGGCTATGCCGGCAGTGGCGCCAATCCCAATATCGGCGTGGCGCTGGGCGGCATCATTGCCTGCGGGGTGCTCTATGCGCTGGTCGGGCTGGTGGTGATGGCGCTGGGCACGCGCTGGATCGACGTGCTGCTGCCGCCGGTGGTGACCGGCGCCATCGTCATGACCATCGGCCTCAACCTGGCCCCGGTGGCGGTGTCCGGCGTCGCCGGTTCCACCTTCGATTCGCTCATGGCGCTGATGACCGTGCTGTGCATCGGCCTGGCGGCGGTGCTCACCCGGGGCATGCTGCAGCGGCTGCTGATCCTGATCGGGCTGATCGCCGCCTATGCGATCTATGCACTGTTCACCAACGGTTTCGGCTGGGGCACGTCGATCGACTTCTCGGTGATCGGCGCCGCCCCCTGGCTGGGGCTGCCGACCTTCAGCGCGCCGCAGTTCGACCCCCACGCCATGGTCCTGATCGCCCCGGTGGCGGTGATCCTGGTGGCCGAGAACCTGGGTCATATCAAGGCGGTGGGCGCGATGACCGGGCGCGATCTCGACCCCTACATCGGGCGCGCCTTCTTCGCCGACGGCGTGGCTACCGTGGTTTCGGGCAGCGCCGGGGGCACCGGCGTCACCACCTATGCCGAGAACATCGGGGTGATGGCGGTGACCAAGGTCTACTCGACGCTGATCTTCGTCGCCGCCGCCGGCTTCGCCATCCTGCTCGGTTTCTCGCCGCGCTTCGGTGCGCTGATCCAGACCATTCCGGGGCCGGTGCTGGCCGGGGCCTCGATCGTGGTGTTCGGGCTGATTGCGGTGGCCGGCGCGCGCATCTGGGTGCAGAACGCGGTCGATCTGGGCGATACCACCAATCTGATCGTGGTGGCGGTGACGCTGGTGCTGGGCGCGGGCAACTTCTCGCTGGCCCTGGGGGGCTTTACCCTGGACGGCATCGGGACCGCCACCTTCGGCGCCATCGCCCTGCACGCGCTGTTGCGCTATGGCGTGGGCAGACGCCAGCCCGACGCCCAGTCCTAG